A part of Desulfobacter sp. genomic DNA contains:
- a CDS encoding electron transfer flavoprotein subunit beta/FixA family protein, translating to MKIFVCVKHVPDTAANIKLAGNNGFEDSEIKFVVNPYDEFGVEEAVSLVEKNGGEVVIVTVGKAAAAATIRGAMAMGAHRAILVKTQGQFLDASLTAKALKAAIEEDGAPDLIFTGKGAVDTETFQTQYRLAAALGLPVANEVSRLRIDGGKAVAEQEVGGGDRQVIEMGLPCVIGATKGLNEPRYPKFPDIMKAKKKEIKEMDISDLGIDEAAGAVVIEHLEPVPERAGAKMIEGSVQEQVTELVRILKEEEKVI from the coding sequence ATGAAAATTTTTGTCTGCGTTAAACATGTTCCGGACACGGCCGCCAACATCAAACTGGCCGGGAACAACGGATTTGAGGATTCGGAAATCAAGTTTGTGGTCAACCCCTATGACGAATTCGGGGTGGAAGAGGCCGTTTCCCTGGTGGAAAAAAACGGGGGCGAGGTGGTGATTGTCACCGTTGGCAAGGCCGCGGCTGCCGCCACCATCCGGGGGGCCATGGCCATGGGGGCCCACCGGGCCATTTTGGTGAAGACCCAGGGTCAGTTTCTGGACGCCAGCCTCACGGCCAAAGCCCTGAAGGCAGCCATAGAAGAAGACGGGGCCCCGGATCTGATATTCACCGGAAAAGGGGCGGTGGACACGGAAACCTTCCAGACCCAGTACCGCCTGGCCGCCGCCTTGGGCCTGCCAGTGGCCAATGAGGTCAGCCGCCTACGCATTGACGGCGGTAAAGCCGTGGCCGAGCAGGAAGTGGGCGGGGGGGACCGCCAGGTCATTGAAATGGGTCTGCCCTGTGTCATCGGGGCCACCAAGGGGCTCAACGAACCCAGGTATCCTAAATTCCCGGATATCATGAAGGCCAAGAAAAAAGAGATCAAGGAGATGGACATATCCGATCTGGGCATTGATGAAGCCGCCGGTGCCGTGGTGATTGAACATCTGGAGCCGGTGCCGGAACGGGCCGGTGCCAAAATGATTGAGGGCTCGGTACAAGAGCAGGTGACCGAACTGGTCAGGATTCTGAAAGAAGAAGAGAAAGTGATATAA
- a CDS encoding electron transfer flavoprotein subunit alpha/FixB family protein, which translates to MAKTGILIETENDAVKETSLGVLTAAAGQEIIALVMDANPASVKDKLAQYGASGIVSLKPASGDILASPDLAARCLEAAVNEYGLDALLGTASAVGRDLFARLGALMDQPMVSDCVAVDIDAKTVKKSHFSGKTFATLRVNADLLLATVRPNAIEAVPAPAGGEILEFTADVQDPGLAVIKEIKKGDSDKLDLTEAPVIVTGGRAIKAAENYSMLEACAGKMGGAVGASRAAVDAGFAPHAMQVGQTGKTVSPKLYIACGVSGAVQHFAGMKTSKVIVAINEDKDAPIFAKCDYGIVGDIFEVVPALTEKL; encoded by the coding sequence ATGGCCAAAACCGGCATTTTGATAGAGACTGAAAACGATGCGGTAAAAGAGACCTCTTTGGGGGTGTTGACCGCCGCTGCCGGCCAGGAGATTATTGCCCTGGTCATGGATGCCAACCCGGCATCGGTAAAAGATAAACTTGCCCAATACGGGGCATCCGGCATTGTATCACTCAAACCGGCTTCCGGGGATATCTTAGCCTCCCCGGACCTGGCGGCCCGCTGCCTTGAGGCCGCCGTCAATGAATACGGCCTGGATGCGCTTTTGGGAACGGCATCCGCCGTGGGCAGGGATCTTTTTGCCCGCCTTGGGGCGCTGATGGACCAGCCCATGGTCAGCGATTGTGTGGCTGTGGACATTGATGCCAAAACCGTGAAAAAATCCCATTTTTCCGGCAAGACCTTCGCCACCCTCCGTGTGAACGCTGACCTGCTTCTGGCCACTGTCCGGCCAAACGCCATTGAGGCGGTGCCGGCGCCGGCCGGCGGTGAAATCCTGGAGTTTACAGCAGATGTGCAGGATCCGGGGCTGGCTGTCATCAAAGAGATTAAAAAGGGAGACAGTGACAAACTGGACCTCACCGAAGCCCCGGTCATCGTCACCGGGGGGCGGGCCATCAAGGCCGCTGAAAATTATTCCATGCTTGAAGCCTGCGCCGGGAAAATGGGCGGTGCGGTGGGCGCTTCCAGGGCGGCGGTGGACGCGGGGTTTGCCCCCCATGCCATGCAGGTGGGCCAGACCGGCAAGACCGTATCCCCCAAGCTCTATATCGCCTGCGGGGTTTCGGGGGCGGTCCAGCATTTCGCCGGCATGAAGACCTCCAAGGTCATCGTGGCCATCAATGAAGACAAGGACGCCCCCATCTTTGCCAAATGCGACTACGGCATTGTGGGGGATATCTTTGAGGTGGTGCCGGCACTCACCGAGAAACTTTAA